A genome region from bacterium includes the following:
- a CDS encoding ATP-binding protein, giving the protein MQERDLDHTIEALQQQIAQVHRCAAEDSGQLADMMAETLQGLVNIVGELRAAQENLRQWKDELSAARREVEASHRRYQSLFESIPHGCLMTDSAGIIKEANQTALDLFSTERECLIGKPLLDLITAKSCHQAFGGNRVPDLEKVHKAQDFKVRLKPLGRPDFPAVIRAVALPSAQSGAPDDLCWLIRSLAEGRRIDEGRRAREELYYNFFEEDLTGEFISTPDGQILACNPAFARIFGFASVEEAMSCNLDTLYPNHQAREAYLELIRKEKKIECHETELRRRDGQPVQLIEKALGTFDDQGRLVEIQGYVFDITDRKLLEEQLRQSQKMEAVRRLANRVAHDFNNLLVGVKGYSELLLYHIDSQDPLRKDIEEIRKAGELAAALTHKLLTFSRKTTSQHPVVIDLKAAVASLDGKLRTLISEGIDLTYICDPGPSLIKADPGQIGQVLTNLITNAREAMPQGGKITVTIANVHLDESYARQHVGVQAGPYVMLAVADSGIGMDEETLSHVFEPFYTTKKQGKERGLGLATVYGIIEQCGGHISISSRLAEGTTIKIYLPVIQESKTCRTGTGGLAGLGQQAARKGMETLLLVEDEESVRTAIGMILRKFGYTVLEAHQGEEAMIICEQYQGPIHLMLTDMVMPRMSGLDLARRLRPYRPEMKVIFMSGNLGVIYDQQNSSEPNLNLLSKPFVLGDLVHRVRQVLDEK; this is encoded by the coding sequence ATGCAGGAAAGAGATTTGGATCATACAATCGAGGCCCTGCAGCAGCAGATAGCCCAAGTGCATCGGTGCGCTGCTGAAGATTCAGGTCAGCTGGCAGACATGATGGCCGAAACTCTCCAGGGATTAGTGAACATCGTGGGAGAGTTACGTGCTGCTCAAGAGAATTTGCGTCAGTGGAAGGATGAATTGTCTGCTGCCCGCAGGGAGGTGGAAGCATCGCATCGGCGGTACCAGAGCCTTTTTGAATCCATTCCGCACGGGTGTCTGATGACGGACAGCGCCGGTATAATCAAAGAAGCCAATCAAACCGCTCTGGACCTGTTTTCTACCGAACGGGAATGTCTGATTGGCAAGCCACTGCTTGACCTTATAACTGCGAAAAGCTGCCATCAGGCTTTTGGCGGTAACCGGGTGCCTGACCTTGAAAAGGTGCATAAAGCCCAGGACTTTAAAGTACGTCTGAAGCCATTGGGCAGACCCGACTTCCCGGCAGTGATCAGGGCGGTGGCTTTGCCTTCCGCTCAGAGCGGGGCGCCTGACGACCTGTGCTGGCTGATCCGCAGCCTTGCAGAGGGCAGACGGATAGATGAAGGACGTCGGGCACGGGAAGAGCTTTATTATAACTTTTTCGAGGAGGACTTAACCGGTGAATTCATCTCTACACCGGATGGTCAGATTCTGGCCTGTAATCCGGCTTTTGCCCGCATCTTTGGTTTTGCCTCGGTCGAAGAGGCCATGAGCTGCAATCTCGATACCCTGTATCCGAATCACCAGGCACGTGAGGCTTACCTGGAATTGATCCGGAAAGAAAAGAAAATTGAATGCCATGAAACGGAGCTTCGCCGCCGGGACGGCCAGCCGGTCCAGCTTATTGAAAAAGCCCTGGGCACTTTTGATGATCAGGGCAGGCTGGTTGAAATACAAGGGTATGTTTTTGATATCACCGATCGCAAACTCCTCGAAGAGCAGCTTCGCCAGTCGCAGAAGATGGAAGCGGTCAGGAGGCTGGCTAACCGCGTAGCTCACGACTTCAACAATCTCCTGGTGGGCGTTAAAGGCTACAGCGAGCTTTTACTCTATCACATCGATAGTCAGGATCCTTTGCGTAAAGATATTGAAGAAATCAGAAAAGCCGGTGAGCTGGCAGCCGCATTGACTCATAAGCTCCTGACTTTCAGCCGAAAGACAACCTCTCAGCACCCGGTGGTGATCGATCTCAAGGCAGCAGTGGCCAGCCTGGATGGGAAACTCCGCACCCTTATCAGCGAGGGAATCGACTTGACCTATATCTGTGATCCGGGTCCCAGCCTGATAAAAGCCGATCCCGGCCAGATCGGGCAGGTTCTCACCAACCTGATAACCAATGCCCGCGAGGCCATGCCGCAGGGCGGCAAGATCACCGTTACCATAGCCAATGTCCATCTGGACGAAAGCTACGCCCGTCAGCACGTCGGTGTCCAGGCAGGTCCCTACGTGATGCTGGCAGTGGCTGACAGCGGAATCGGCATGGACGAGGAAACCCTGTCCCATGTTTTTGAACCCTTCTATACTACCAAAAAGCAGGGTAAAGAGAGGGGGCTTGGCCTGGCAACAGTTTATGGGATTATTGAACAGTGCGGTGGCCACATCTCCATCTCCAGCCGGCTGGCAGAAGGCACAACCATCAAAATCTATCTGCCGGTGATTCAGGAGTCCAAAACCTGCAGAACGGGTACCGGCGGCCTGGCCGGACTGGGACAGCAGGCAGCCAGAAAAGGCATGGAAACACTTCTCCTGGTAGAGGACGAAGAATCGGTCCGGACGGCGATAGGCATGATTCTCAGGAAATTCGGCTACACCGTGCTGGAGGCGCACCAGGGAGAGGAAGCTATGATAATCTGTGAGCAATATCAGGGCCCGATCCACTTGATGCTGACTGATATGGTAATGCCACGAATGAGTGGCCTGGACCTGGCCAGGCGTCTGAGACCGTATCGTCCCGAGATGAAGGTGATCTTTATGTCGGGTAACCTGGGTGTCATCTATGATCAGCAGAACTCTTCGGAACCAAACCTGAACCTGCTTTCAAAGCCTTTTGTCCTGGGCGATCTGGTGCACAGAGTGCGCCAGGTGCTGGATGAAAAATGA
- a CDS encoding SMC family ATPase has protein sequence MKPLRLEFCGLHSYCDCDPQDIDFAWLGASGLFGIFGPTGAGKSTILDAMTLALYGNVERASKGTQGIIHQNSEKLWVRFEFELGNERYQVEQRYQRVKDDPHAVINKRSLLCRLNPDTGEYVPYAEKITEVKAAVEKLIGLSEEEFTRAVVLPQGKFDAFLSLKGKDKAAMLENIFNLSCYGQKIYEKASRTKEQAESRRRELEAEARGLGDCSLPVLEARREEQARLARLAQEHKQSLEKLRQEEEGQRRIKEWFEEKTKLEKEKKALEEQEEAMRQTRERTALAERAERCRRDLELLRDLQAAREKEALSLARQQKALEGQQGAHQKEKENYELISRRREENRPGLFERRQTLKSCLESHEQSKEKKKEQARQQAENTRISQELSRLSEDLAAGQQRWQTEQERLEKINREIEHNTVDPVRKHAIQTAYQHLCLLEEKEKVLANELGILNKNLGEHKQAEKQWLAAIQGHLKESLFWSRAGSLPDWQAGGVENLVEAERKGIQEALVHCDQEIDQVKLRSEGAHLALRLKEGTPCPVCGSRQHPAPALSEGLREEMARWEKEKKGWQEQQKKFSQFEVRIAKMAASLAGVSREIERQQKKVTMQQEESQRLSAELREQAPALSRDEIREQYQALAKQESTLALVQERQKKQTLFIEELRRKMEQARQKKAELEIRQSSLQSSLAGLAEGLADLERSIQAITQGRPIRSLIEENETAITSLEKRFQEAQERFQHSEKLVNKLHSDLDTCRGKLESLIENEERAKIALDERLRQEEFPSSEAAHEAMMERGDLARLQQEIRRYQEAVLLNRDRLASVADKLAGQSFDPAAYAVLLERCQTLHQQVETEDRNLAVVSGELEKLEKNHLRWQAIDQEMKALDRRIDQADELARLFRGRALVTFLSHEYLEYMCREASECLRFLTRERYTLRVDQDNNFFMIDSFNGAKERPVSTLSGGETFLTALSLALALSSQVQARGRSQHLGFFFLDEGFGTLDNEKLDLVMNTLERLQSQQDRIVGIISHVGELRERMPRYLEVFPARSDGTGSRIRQGGQ, from the coding sequence ATGAAACCGCTTCGGCTTGAATTTTGCGGCCTGCACAGCTACTGCGACTGCGATCCCCAGGATATCGATTTTGCCTGGCTTGGAGCCAGCGGCCTGTTCGGGATCTTCGGCCCTACGGGTGCCGGGAAATCCACTATTCTGGATGCCATGACCCTGGCCCTCTACGGGAACGTGGAGCGGGCCAGTAAGGGCACCCAGGGCATCATCCATCAAAACAGCGAGAAGCTCTGGGTGAGGTTTGAGTTTGAGCTGGGGAACGAGCGATATCAGGTAGAGCAGCGATACCAGAGGGTAAAAGATGACCCGCATGCCGTGATTAACAAACGGTCGCTTCTCTGCCGCCTGAATCCTGACACCGGGGAGTATGTTCCCTATGCCGAGAAAATTACCGAAGTCAAGGCTGCCGTCGAAAAGCTCATCGGACTGAGCGAGGAGGAGTTTACCCGGGCCGTAGTGCTTCCGCAGGGAAAGTTCGATGCCTTTCTCTCCCTGAAGGGCAAAGACAAGGCAGCCATGCTGGAAAATATTTTCAACCTCTCCTGCTACGGGCAAAAGATTTACGAAAAAGCCAGCCGGACCAAAGAACAGGCCGAAAGCCGCAGGCGGGAGCTTGAGGCCGAAGCGCGGGGTCTGGGAGACTGCTCGCTTCCCGTCCTGGAGGCCAGGAGGGAGGAACAGGCGCGGCTGGCCCGTCTTGCACAGGAGCACAAACAAAGCCTTGAAAAACTCCGCCAGGAAGAGGAGGGGCAGCGGCGGATCAAGGAATGGTTTGAAGAGAAAACCAAGCTTGAGAAGGAGAAAAAAGCCCTCGAAGAGCAGGAAGAGGCCATGAGGCAAACACGGGAGCGGACCGCTCTGGCTGAGCGTGCGGAACGGTGCCGGAGGGACCTCGAGCTGCTCCGTGATCTTCAGGCCGCACGGGAGAAAGAAGCCCTGAGCCTGGCCCGGCAGCAAAAAGCCCTGGAAGGACAACAAGGTGCGCACCAGAAGGAGAAAGAGAACTATGAGCTTATCTCCCGCAGGCGGGAGGAAAACCGGCCAGGGCTCTTTGAGCGCAGGCAGACCCTGAAAAGCTGCCTTGAATCTCATGAGCAGAGCAAGGAGAAGAAAAAAGAGCAGGCCAGGCAGCAGGCTGAAAATACCCGGATCAGCCAGGAGCTTTCCCGGCTGTCCGAAGATCTGGCCGCAGGTCAGCAAAGATGGCAGACCGAGCAGGAGCGGCTTGAAAAAATCAACCGGGAAATCGAGCACAATACGGTCGATCCGGTCAGGAAGCACGCCATTCAGACAGCCTATCAGCATCTTTGCCTGCTTGAGGAAAAGGAAAAGGTCCTGGCCAATGAGCTGGGCATCCTGAATAAAAACCTTGGGGAGCACAAGCAGGCCGAGAAGCAGTGGCTGGCAGCCATCCAGGGACACCTGAAGGAATCGCTTTTCTGGTCACGGGCAGGCTCCCTTCCTGACTGGCAGGCAGGCGGGGTGGAAAACCTGGTGGAGGCTGAGCGAAAAGGGATTCAGGAGGCTCTTGTGCACTGCGATCAGGAGATTGACCAGGTAAAATTAAGGAGTGAAGGGGCGCACCTTGCCCTGCGCCTGAAAGAGGGCACCCCCTGTCCGGTCTGCGGCTCACGGCAGCATCCTGCCCCGGCTTTGTCTGAAGGGCTCCGTGAGGAGATGGCCCGATGGGAAAAGGAGAAAAAGGGATGGCAGGAGCAGCAGAAGAAATTCTCCCAGTTCGAGGTCCGGATAGCCAAAATGGCCGCCAGCCTTGCAGGTGTCTCCAGGGAAATCGAGAGGCAGCAGAAGAAAGTGACCATGCAGCAGGAGGAAAGCCAGCGGCTTTCGGCTGAGCTCAGAGAACAGGCTCCGGCTCTCTCCCGTGATGAAATCCGGGAACAGTATCAGGCCCTGGCAAAGCAGGAAAGCACCCTGGCCCTCGTGCAGGAGCGGCAAAAAAAGCAGACTCTGTTTATCGAGGAGCTTCGCCGGAAAATGGAGCAGGCGCGGCAGAAGAAGGCCGAGCTCGAAATCCGCCAGTCCTCCCTGCAGTCGAGCCTGGCCGGTCTGGCCGAAGGGCTGGCCGATCTTGAGCGTTCCATCCAGGCCATAACCCAGGGACGCCCCATCCGCAGCCTGATCGAGGAGAATGAAACAGCCATTACCTCTCTGGAAAAACGGTTCCAGGAAGCTCAGGAGCGCTTTCAGCACTCCGAGAAGCTGGTGAATAAGCTCCATTCCGATCTCGATACCTGCCGGGGGAAACTGGAGAGCCTGATCGAGAACGAAGAGCGGGCGAAAATCGCCCTCGACGAGCGGCTGCGCCAGGAAGAGTTCCCTTCGAGCGAGGCCGCACACGAGGCCATGATGGAGCGGGGAGACCTTGCCCGGCTCCAGCAGGAGATCAGGCGATACCAGGAGGCGGTCCTTCTCAACCGGGACCGGCTGGCATCGGTGGCGGATAAACTGGCAGGGCAATCCTTTGATCCTGCCGCCTATGCCGTACTCCTTGAGCGCTGCCAAACCCTGCACCAGCAGGTCGAGACTGAGGACAGGAACCTGGCTGTGGTCAGCGGCGAACTGGAAAAGCTTGAGAAAAACCACCTGCGGTGGCAGGCGATCGATCAGGAGATGAAAGCCCTTGACCGGCGCATCGATCAGGCCGATGAGCTGGCCCGGCTGTTCCGGGGACGGGCCCTGGTCACCTTCCTCAGCCATGAATACCTGGAGTATATGTGCCGTGAGGCCTCCGAGTGCCTGCGGTTTCTGACCAGGGAGCGATACACCTTACGGGTGGACCAGGATAACAATTTCTTTATGATCGACAGCTTCAACGGCGCGAAGGAGCGGCCGGTATCGACTCTTTCCGGCGGAGAAACCTTTCTGACCGCACTCTCCCTGGCCCTGGCCCTCTCGTCCCAGGTCCAGGCACGGGGCAGATCACAACACCTTGGATTTTTCTTCCTCGATGAAGGATTCGGCACCCTGGATAATGAAAAACTGGACCTGGTCATGAATACCCTGGAACGGCTCCAGTCCCAGCAGGACCGCATCGTAGGCATCATCAGCCATGTAGGTGAGCTTCGCGAGCGCATGCCCCGCTATCTTGAGGTTTTTCCTGCCCGCTCAGACGGCACCGGCAGCCGGATCAGGCAAGGGGGACAGTAA
- the sbcD gene encoding exonuclease subunit SbcD, protein MRIIHTSDWHLGKTLEGCSRIPEQKEFIDELHQIVVDHDVHLVLIAGDVYDVFNPSAEAEDLFYYALEKLADNGRRAVVVIAGNHDNPERLAAPEYLARHHGITLIGFPRDTASLGGARHGVQRTASGPGWVRLQVPGCDHQVTLVTLAYPSEARLGELFHLHFAGDDGKTVLAYRQKIQEVLGIMAGQFREDTVNIILSHLFYGQGMPSDSERMLSIGGLNAIQPADLPASSHIQYVALGHLHRPQSFHEAGYPVCYSGSPLAYSFSEAGQQKRVILVEAEPGQAARITEVPLKCGLPLVRKTFQSYQEALAWCGQPENRNQWVDMEIIHPQPLGTMEMKELRSRHNHIVTLRRTPPTDGGQPADAGVPARRLAELSLIEKFVAFYRQKNASAEPSKELLDLFVELTQDLEEMDD, encoded by the coding sequence ATGAGGATTATTCACACCTCTGACTGGCATCTTGGCAAGACACTGGAAGGGTGCTCCCGGATTCCGGAGCAGAAGGAATTTATCGATGAGCTGCATCAGATCGTGGTGGACCACGATGTGCATCTGGTCCTGATCGCCGGTGATGTTTACGACGTTTTCAACCCTTCGGCTGAAGCCGAAGATCTTTTCTATTATGCTCTGGAGAAACTGGCAGACAACGGCAGGCGCGCCGTGGTAGTGATTGCCGGAAACCACGACAATCCGGAGCGGCTTGCCGCTCCGGAATACCTGGCCAGGCATCATGGTATCACCCTGATCGGCTTTCCCCGGGATACGGCTTCTCTGGGAGGAGCGCGGCACGGGGTGCAGCGTACGGCCAGCGGTCCTGGCTGGGTTCGCCTTCAGGTACCGGGCTGCGATCATCAGGTCACGCTGGTCACCCTGGCTTACCCTTCGGAAGCCCGGCTGGGAGAGCTGTTTCACCTCCACTTTGCCGGTGACGATGGGAAGACGGTGCTTGCCTACCGCCAGAAGATTCAGGAAGTCCTCGGCATCATGGCCGGACAGTTCCGGGAAGATACGGTCAATATCATTCTCTCTCACCTCTTCTACGGTCAGGGCATGCCATCCGATTCCGAGCGTATGCTGTCCATCGGCGGCCTGAACGCCATCCAGCCTGCTGACCTGCCCGCATCTTCTCATATCCAGTACGTGGCTCTGGGGCATCTGCACCGGCCACAATCTTTCCATGAAGCTGGCTATCCTGTCTGCTACAGCGGCTCTCCGCTGGCCTACAGTTTTTCCGAGGCAGGGCAGCAAAAACGGGTGATCCTGGTGGAGGCCGAGCCGGGCCAGGCAGCCAGGATCACTGAAGTGCCGCTGAAATGCGGGCTTCCCCTGGTGCGAAAAACCTTTCAATCCTACCAGGAGGCCTTAGCCTGGTGCGGTCAGCCGGAAAACAGGAACCAGTGGGTGGACATGGAAATCATCCATCCTCAGCCATTGGGCACAATGGAAATGAAGGAGTTGAGAAGCAGGCATAATCACATTGTCACCTTACGCAGAACTCCGCCCACAGACGGCGGCCAGCCCGCAGATGCCGGAGTGCCTGCCAGACGGCTGGCCGAGCTTTCCCTGATCGAAAAATTCGTGGCCTTCTACCGGCAGAAAAATGCCAGTGCCGAACCCTCGAAGGAACTGCTCGACCTTTTCGTGGAATTGACCCAGGACCTTGAGGAAATGGATGATTAG
- a CDS encoding tetratricopeptide repeat protein: MNTLDRSKLSLTIQLSISCFCTLMYTLLGAAVIAGVVGCARWGNKKNRFRELEYTRLQTLQKQRASATAGEEGKSWFPIAHKRTRWSPPPTPEKKRTSRFSTTAVQAVEGYEKLGDQYIRQGKIGLALLQYDKALHLYPHQANVHYKLGILCLRKGLTEEALTAFEEILKTDPRNALAYEGKGRVFLARGELDEAKDNFSEAVSLNPQSWRAHASLGLIYDLEKQYESAISEYQKAIAINPGSGPLLNNLGMSYYSAQDYEKAADILSRASRIRPVNQATYNNLGLAFGKLGRYADALEAFKKGAGDEAAAYNNIGYLYMAEGKYQEAIQYFEKAIAARPVFYSRASENLHRAQSALAGTK; the protein is encoded by the coding sequence GTGAATACGCTTGACCGCAGCAAATTAAGCCTGACCATACAGTTATCCATTTCATGCTTTTGTACTCTTATGTACACTCTTCTGGGGGCGGCTGTTATCGCTGGCGTGGTTGGCTGCGCCAGGTGGGGGAATAAGAAGAACAGATTTCGTGAGCTTGAATACACGAGGTTGCAGACACTGCAAAAACAAAGGGCTTCAGCAACTGCCGGGGAGGAGGGAAAGAGCTGGTTTCCCATTGCGCACAAGAGAACGCGATGGTCTCCTCCCCCCACCCCGGAGAAAAAAAGAACGAGCCGGTTTTCCACTACTGCCGTCCAAGCCGTGGAGGGATATGAGAAGCTTGGCGATCAGTATATCAGGCAGGGTAAAATAGGCCTGGCTCTTCTGCAATATGACAAGGCCCTTCACCTGTATCCTCATCAGGCCAATGTTCATTACAAGTTGGGGATCCTCTGTTTACGGAAGGGACTGACCGAAGAAGCGCTGACAGCCTTTGAAGAGATTCTGAAAACCGATCCCCGGAATGCCCTGGCCTATGAGGGTAAAGGGCGCGTGTTTCTGGCCAGAGGAGAACTGGATGAAGCGAAAGATAACTTCTCCGAGGCGGTAAGTCTTAATCCGCAATCGTGGCGGGCCCATGCTTCCCTGGGCCTGATTTATGACCTGGAGAAGCAGTATGAATCCGCTATCAGTGAGTACCAGAAGGCCATAGCTATCAATCCCGGTTCAGGCCCCCTGCTGAATAATTTGGGAATGTCCTACTATTCAGCTCAGGATTATGAAAAGGCAGCGGATATCTTATCCAGAGCCTCAAGAATACGGCCGGTAAATCAAGCGACGTACAATAATCTCGGACTGGCCTTCGGGAAACTGGGAAGATATGCAGATGCACTGGAGGCTTTCAAAAAAGGTGCGGGAGATGAGGCAGCCGCCTATAACAACATCGGATACCTGTACATGGCCGAGGGGAAATACCAGGAGGCGATCCAGTATTTTGAGAAGGCGATTGCAGCCAGGCCGGTCTTCTATTCCAGGGCCAGCGAGAATCTGCACAGGGCACAATCAGCCCTGGCAGGCACAAAATGA
- a CDS encoding type II secretion system F family protein, whose product MMLLLPASIFITVMLTLALVFSYVRYCRERRSLVEKIKQDGIRQRTRELTLVRGPNAVFTWIKQYLVRIMSRLGNFVKPKSEGELSSMQKNLLRAGYRSRNAAIIFFGAKGFFAILLPSACLFVQLILPRPVEHKFLAFILLLMAVAGFYLPHIWLRAHTDRRKEKICEGFPDSLDLLVVCVEAGMGLDAAINRVAEEMRLVNQEISDELQVLNLELRAGKSRIDALRSLAFRTDLEDVKSLVTLLIQAERFGTSIAQALRIHSDAMRVKRQQRAEEMAGKLPVKILFPLIFFIFPSLLIVILGPPVIKIIDKLPQLLRR is encoded by the coding sequence ATGATGTTATTACTTCCTGCATCAATTTTTATCACCGTTATGCTGACCCTTGCTCTGGTTTTCTCTTACGTCAGGTATTGCCGGGAGCGGCGCAGTCTTGTGGAAAAAATTAAACAGGATGGCATCAGGCAGCGTACCAGGGAGCTCACCCTCGTAAGAGGGCCAAATGCTGTTTTCACCTGGATTAAACAATACCTGGTCAGGATCATGAGCAGGCTGGGAAATTTCGTGAAGCCAAAGAGCGAGGGGGAGTTATCCAGCATGCAGAAAAATCTCCTCCGGGCTGGCTACCGGAGCAGAAATGCAGCTATTATCTTCTTCGGTGCCAAGGGTTTTTTCGCTATTCTGCTGCCATCCGCCTGTCTGTTTGTTCAGCTCATTCTCCCCAGGCCTGTCGAGCACAAATTCCTGGCATTTATCCTGCTCCTGATGGCCGTGGCAGGCTTTTATCTGCCTCATATCTGGCTCCGGGCACATACTGACCGGAGAAAAGAGAAGATATGCGAAGGCTTTCCGGACTCACTGGACCTTTTAGTTGTCTGCGTTGAGGCAGGGATGGGATTGGATGCCGCCATTAACCGGGTTGCCGAGGAAATGAGGCTGGTCAATCAGGAAATCAGCGATGAGCTTCAGGTACTCAATCTGGAACTGAGGGCTGGAAAATCGCGTATCGATGCCCTGAGAAGCCTGGCCTTCAGAACCGACCTCGAAGATGTAAAGAGCCTGGTAACCTTATTGATCCAGGCAGAACGGTTTGGCACCAGTATAGCCCAGGCACTGAGGATCCATTCAGATGCCATGCGGGTCAAAAGACAGCAAAGAGCGGAAGAGATGGCTGGCAAATTACCGGTCAAGATCCTGTTTCCTCTTATTTTTTTCATTTTCCCTTCCCTTTTGATCGTTATCCTGGGACCGCCGGTTATTAAAATAATCGATAAACTGCCCCAGTTGTTGCGCAGATGA
- a CDS encoding type II secretion system F family protein — MEIFGTVLLFITILLFTILIFQVFRALWNPEARRVRRELQGTAATASKNAPMVIRRKKELSGIPWLNRMLSNVRAPIIRWFDQLLQQSNTHQPLGVYVLCSLVLALAGSLIAGWLGNNFKIGLPAGALAAMLPFFFLTLKRNRRMRKFEEQLPDALNLIARALKAGQAFPTGLQMVAQEFDDPIGSEFEKMLAQINLGVGFPEALKGLTERVSCPDIKFFAISVIIQRQSGGSLAEILENISRLIRERFKLRGHIQALSAEGRISAVILVALPFCLFGLMSLINPEYSRILLTDPRGVKLALGALVMMGMGILVMRKMIRIKV; from the coding sequence ATGGAAATTTTCGGCACAGTTCTTCTCTTTATCACTATCCTGCTCTTTACGATACTGATTTTCCAGGTTTTCAGAGCATTATGGAACCCGGAGGCAAGAAGAGTCCGGAGGGAACTGCAGGGAACCGCTGCCACGGCTTCAAAGAATGCGCCTATGGTTATCAGACGCAAGAAGGAGCTGAGTGGTATCCCGTGGCTCAACAGGATGCTGTCAAACGTCAGAGCTCCGATCATACGCTGGTTCGATCAGCTCTTGCAGCAATCCAATACTCATCAGCCTCTCGGAGTTTATGTCCTGTGCAGCCTTGTCCTGGCCCTGGCCGGATCCCTGATTGCTGGCTGGTTGGGTAATAACTTTAAAATCGGATTGCCCGCAGGTGCCCTGGCAGCTATGCTACCTTTTTTTTTCCTCACCCTGAAGAGAAACCGCAGAATGCGCAAGTTTGAGGAACAACTGCCCGATGCCCTCAATTTGATTGCCCGGGCCCTGAAAGCAGGGCAGGCTTTCCCCACAGGGCTCCAGATGGTAGCCCAGGAGTTTGATGATCCCATAGGGAGTGAATTTGAAAAAATGCTGGCCCAGATCAACCTTGGAGTTGGATTTCCTGAAGCTTTGAAGGGACTTACCGAGCGTGTCAGTTGCCCTGATATTAAGTTTTTTGCTATTTCCGTCATCATCCAGAGGCAGAGCGGCGGGAGCCTGGCCGAAATCCTGGAGAATATCAGCCGTCTCATCCGGGAAAGGTTCAAGCTGCGCGGCCATATCCAGGCACTGTCTGCGGAGGGAAGAATCTCGGCGGTTATCCTGGTCGCCCTTCCCTTTTGCTTGTTCGGTTTAATGTCCTTGATAAATCCGGAGTATTCCCGAATCCTGCTGACCGACCCTCGAGGCGTGAAGCTGGCTCTCGGCGCTCTGGTCATGATGGGGATGGGAATTCTGGTTATGAGGAAGATGATCAGGATAAAGGTTTAG
- a CDS encoding CpaF family protein has translation MALGNERSFAFSRTNEYIDMKAKVHDRLIEVLDLSLIDSLDQTTLKRQIRELTEEILSEDQFSMPLNPGEREQFYQEIQDEVTGLGPIEPFMRDSGISDIMVNGYRQVYVEKSGKLHHTDVRFRDDDHLRKVIDRIVSSVGRRIDEFCPMVDARLPDGSRVNAVIPPIAVDGPLLSIRRFAVDPLELEDLIKFRTLTPEIGELLQGIVKARLNVLISGGTGSGKTTLLNVLSRFIPADERIITIEDAAELQLKQEHVVRMETRPANIEGKGEISTRELVRNSLRMRPERIIVGEVRGAEVLDMLQAMNTGHDGSLTTIHANTPFDALIRVETLVSMSGLTIPHEAVRRYISSALNVIIQTARLVDGSRKVVSLQEITGMEGNIISRQEIFSFEQTGVDNNGKVKGRFRMTGVLPKFVDRFKARSIPFSYEHFSTPKVLEI, from the coding sequence ATGGCCCTGGGTAACGAAAGATCGTTCGCCTTTTCAAGAACAAATGAATACATCGACATGAAAGCTAAAGTTCATGACCGTCTGATCGAGGTCTTGGATCTGTCACTGATTGACTCGCTCGACCAAACTACTTTAAAACGGCAAATCCGGGAGTTAACCGAGGAAATACTATCAGAGGACCAGTTCAGCATGCCCCTGAATCCCGGGGAGAGGGAGCAGTTTTATCAGGAGATTCAGGATGAGGTCACCGGGCTTGGGCCAATAGAACCCTTCATGCGTGATTCTGGAATCTCAGACATCATGGTTAATGGATACCGGCAGGTATATGTGGAGAAGAGCGGAAAACTCCATCATACCGATGTCCGGTTCAGGGATGATGATCATCTGAGGAAAGTCATCGACAGGATTGTCTCCTCTGTCGGCCGCCGGATCGATGAATTCTGTCCGATGGTGGATGCCAGATTGCCTGACGGCTCCAGAGTCAATGCCGTTATACCGCCCATTGCCGTAGATGGCCCATTGCTCTCTATCAGGCGGTTTGCCGTTGATCCGCTTGAGCTGGAAGATTTGATCAAGTTCAGGACCCTGACTCCGGAAATCGGAGAACTTCTGCAAGGGATTGTGAAAGCGAGATTGAATGTTCTGATTTCCGGGGGGACAGGGAGCGGGAAGACCACACTCCTGAATGTACTTTCCCGGTTTATTCCGGCGGACGAGAGGATTATCACGATCGAAGATGCGGCAGAGCTGCAACTGAAACAGGAACATGTGGTCCGTATGGAAACACGTCCTGCCAACATCGAGGGGAAGGGTGAGATCAGTACGCGGGAGCTGGTAAGAAACAGTCTCAGAATGCGGCCTGAACGCATTATCGTTGGTGAGGTCAGGGGAGCTGAAGTGCTGGACATGCTTCAGGCTATGAACACCGGTCATGATGGATCCTTGACCACTATCCATGCCAACACGCCATTCGATGCTCTGATCAGGGTAGAGACACTGGTGTCCATGTCCGGCCTTACCATCCCCCATGAGGCGGTCAGGAGATATATCAGCTCTGCCTTAAATGTCATTATCCAAACTGCACGTTTGGTTGACGGGAGCAGAAAGGTGGTAAGCCTTCAGGAAATTACCGGCATGGAGGGAAATATTATCTCCAGACAGGAAATCTTCTCCTTCGAACAAACTGGTGTGGATAATAATGGCAAGGTAAAAGGGCGATTCAGAATGACAGGTGTCTTACCAAAGTTTGTGGACAGGTTTAAGGCGCGAAGTATCCCCTTTTCGTATGAACATTTCAGTACTCCAAAGGTATTGGAGATTTAA